The Xenorhabdus poinarii G6 nucleotide sequence CCAATACGGATATTCTGTTTTATGAGGGCCTACATGGCGGCGTTGTGACGCCGCAACACAGTGTCGCCAGCCATGTTGATTTACTGATTGGTGTTGTGCCTATCGTCAACCTGGAATGGATACAGAAACTGATCCGCGATACCACTGAACGTGGGCACTCCAGAGAAGCCGTTATGGATTCCGTGGTGCGCTCAATGGATGACTACATTCGTTATATCACACCGCAGTTTTCACGTACCCATATCAATTTCCAACGAGTTCCTACCGTTGACACTTCCAACCCTTTCTCTGCCAAGGCCATTCCTTCACTGGACGAAAGTTTTATCGTGATCCGTTTTCGTGGCTTAACCCAAATTGACTTTCCTTACTTACTGGCAATGCTTCAGGGTTCATTTATCTCCCGTATAGATACGCTGGTCGTTCCGGGTGGAAAACTGGGACTGGCCATGGAACTCATTATGGCACCACTGGTTAAACAGTTACTGGAAGGCAAAAAAATCGCATAGCCTGAGCAATATTCTATTTAAATAAAACAGGTAACAAAAATAACGTTACCCGTTTTATTTAAATAAATTAGTCATTTTTATAACAGTCAATCAGACGATAATAATCAAATTTCCGAAGATGAAAAAATTGATAAACAAAGTAACCTAAAGCATTATTGCTCAGTCAGTATCCATTTTTTGTTCTTAAATGAACGTATCTCTTTACCACCTTTTATAAACTTGCAAGCAATTTCACAAGCTGAATCGATACAAGAGAGACATAAATATTTTATTATGTAAAAATGGCACGACATACCCAGGCTGGCAAGATACATGATGAATTAAAAACAATATGTTAGCATTCTGACATTTTTTTAAATCATATAAAATTCTCGCTTGTCAGTTTTTCATCACATTAATATGTTAATCTACTGACTTTATAAGAAACAGCCTGAAGAGAAGCTACAGTTTCTCACATCATACAGGCAGGAATAACAACAGAGGATAAAGCGAATGGTTCTCGGCAAGCCACAAACAGACCCTACTCTTGAATGGTTTTTGTCACACTGCCATATTCACAAATATCCATCCAAGAGCACGCTCATTCATCAAGGTGAGAAAGCCGAAACACTTTACTATATTGTTAAAGGTTCGGTTGCGGTCCTAATAAAAGATGAAGAAGGCAAGGAAATGATCCTCTCCTATTTAAATCAAGGGGATTTCATTGGTGAACTTGGATTGTTTGAAGAGGGGCAAGAACGTACAGCATGGGTACGAGCCAAAAGTGCCTGTGAGGTAGCTGAAATTTCTTATAAGAAATTCCGCCAGTTAATTCAGGTTAACCCTGATATTCTGATGCGTTTATCTGCTCAAATGGCAAATCGCCTGCAAACAACTTCCGAAAAAGTGGGTAACCTGGCATTTCTGGACGTCACCGGCCGTATTGCCCAAACGTTGCTCAATTTGGCTAAACAGCCTGATGCAATGACCCACCCTGATGGTATGCAGATCAAAATCACACGTCAGGAAATTGGACAGATTGTGGGTTGCTCTCGTGAAACAGTTGGCCGTATCCTGAAAATGCTCGAGAATCAAAATCTGATCTCCGCACATGGTAAAACCATCGTTGTTTATGGAACACGTTAACTATTAGTTAACCTGAAACTCAGCCAGTGCAATCGGTGACATTCGCACTGGCTTTTTTGACTTATTGCTATTCACCCAACGGGATATCACCCTATTCAGCCGCATCGTACCTACCAAATCTCCGTTCCACGAAAATAAGGGTGGATAATGATATCTTATTAATATTTTAGGAAATTATTTAATAGCTCATGCCCTTGCTCACTCAGAATGCTTTCTGGGTGAAATTGCACGCCTTCCAGCGGTAAAGTGCGGTGACGTATTCCCATAATTTCATCCACATCACCATTACGCTGACTCCATGCCGTCACCTCAAATGAAGCAGGTAGCGTTTCTGCGGCAATCACCAGAGAGTGATAACGTGTGACAGTCAATGGATGATCTAATCCTTTAAATACCCCTTGTTGGCTATGGTGGAGCAGGCTGGTTTTTCCATGCATGACTTCACGAGCTTTAACCACACGGGCACCAAAAGCCTGGCCGATTGCCTGATGCCCCAGGCATACACCGAGGATGGGCAATTTACCTGCAAAATGTGAAATTGCTTGTAGCGAAATCCCTGCTTCATTTGGGGTACACGGCCCCGGAGAAATGACTAAATGTGTAGGTGCCAAATTTTCAATATCTTCAAGCTGTAACTCATCATTACGTTTAACCAGAACTTCTGTCCCTAACTCGCAAAAATATTGATATAAATTGAATGTAAAAGAATCGTAGTTATCTATTATGAGTAACATAGGAGTATATCCTACTGATTTTATAGTTTTATAAGTTGCCCTACCTCATCCGAGGCATTACATATTTTGTATTACGGTAAAATCAGGTAAAACAATATCACCGGCAACGGGGGGCTAATCATACCACAGAAGCATTTTTAAAATAGTGGTATGGAGAAACTACGGAGAACAGGGGGAGAGAAGAATAGACGATACCCAGATTATCTGGCTACCGTCTTCTGCCTGATCAGTTAAGGCTCAATGTTAGCAGACAAAATCACAATAGGCTTCACTGGCACATTTTGGTAAGGGCCAACATTTTCTGTTTTCGCTTGTGCAATTTTATCAACCACATCCATCCCTTTTACGACTTTCCCAAAAACGGCATAACCGAAATCACGCTGCCCGTGGTCAAGAAAAGCATTATCAGTCACATTAATAAAAAACTGACTGGTAGCACTGTCCTTATCTGCGGTACGCGCCATCGCAATCGTGCCACGCAGGTTACGCAAACCATTATCTGCTTCATTTTTGATTGGCGCTCTGGTGGGCTTTTGCTTCATTTCTTTTGTGAAGCCCCCTCCCTGAATCATAAAACCCGGGATAACACGATGAAAGATGGTGTTGTTATAAAATCCCTCATTGACATACTCAACGAAATTCTTGGTAGTCATTGGTGCCTTATTGCTATCTAACTCAAGCTCGATTTCACCCGCTGATGTCACCAGCTTTACGTGAGTTTCAGCAGCCCATGCCGGGACAGTTATTGCACTGATAGCACATGCCGTCACAAGCGACACAAAAATACGTTTAAACATTGATGATTCCTTTATTTTTGAGGTCAACAATACACTCATAACAACAAAACTGTTTAAGTTTAATTCCCAACGGAAGTAAGTTCCAAAGATTTACCTACATTTACGCGTATTTTAGATGAATAAAGGGAAAATCCACCTATTAATTTGTATATTCTCATATTTTCGTCAGCGTTATTTTGCGAATAATCCCCAGTTTCGGCGTTTTCTGCACCAAAATACAAAAATTGGAAGTTAATGAATCCTTGATAGTATGATGAGAACAATTCAGCAGCACTTCACCCCGTAGCAATACCACCTTTGAAGGCTGGCTATGACAGACTGAACGGAAGGATGTGAATGCACAAAAAAAAGTTACGCCTGTCCACAGACGGCGACTATCGGTATAATCAACGCGCAATTTTTGTGTATTCCCCAGGGAGATAACCATTTTGACCATCAAGAACTACAACTATCATATGACCCGCTTTATCACGAGTGCACCTGACATTCGCCACCTGCCTCAAGATGTGGGCATTGAGGTCGCGTTTGCCGGTAGGTCAAATGCGGGTAAATCCAGCGCCCTGAATGCACTGACCCGTCAAAAAAGTCTGGCACGTACCAGTAAAACGCCTGGCCGTACCCAGTTGATTAACC carries:
- the ppiA gene encoding peptidylprolyl isomerase A, which gives rise to MFKRIFVSLVTACAISAITVPAWAAETHVKLVTSAGEIELELDSNKAPMTTKNFVEYVNEGFYNNTIFHRVIPGFMIQGGGFTKEMKQKPTRAPIKNEADNGLRNLRGTIAMARTADKDSATSQFFINVTDNAFLDHGQRDFGYAVFGKVVKGMDVVDKIAQAKTENVGPYQNVPVKPIVILSANIEP
- the crp gene encoding cAMP-activated global transcriptional regulator CRP, which codes for MVLGKPQTDPTLEWFLSHCHIHKYPSKSTLIHQGEKAETLYYIVKGSVAVLIKDEEGKEMILSYLNQGDFIGELGLFEEGQERTAWVRAKSACEVAEISYKKFRQLIQVNPDILMRLSAQMANRLQTTSEKVGNLAFLDVTGRIAQTLLNLAKQPDAMTHPDGMQIKITRQEIGQIVGCSRETVGRILKMLENQNLISAHGKTIVVYGTR
- a CDS encoding phosphoribulokinase; this translates as MSVKHPIIAITGSSGAGTTTTSVAFRKIFQQLGVTAALIEGDSFHRYTRPEMDAEIRKAKEQGRHISYFGPEANDFSTLEKTFFDYGQTGEGRWRKYLHTYDEAVPYNQLPGTFTPWESLSTNTDILFYEGLHGGVVTPQHSVASHVDLLIGVVPIVNLEWIQKLIRDTTERGHSREAVMDSVVRSMDDYIRYITPQFSRTHINFQRVPTVDTSNPFSAKAIPSLDESFIVIRFRGLTQIDFPYLLAMLQGSFISRIDTLVVPGGKLGLAMELIMAPLVKQLLEGKKIA
- a CDS encoding aminodeoxychorismate synthase component II, encoding MLLIIDNYDSFTFNLYQYFCELGTEVLVKRNDELQLEDIENLAPTHLVISPGPCTPNEAGISLQAISHFAGKLPILGVCLGHQAIGQAFGARVVKAREVMHGKTSLLHHSQQGVFKGLDHPLTVTRYHSLVIAAETLPASFEVTAWSQRNGDVDEIMGIRHRTLPLEGVQFHPESILSEQGHELLNNFLKY